A window of Neorhizobium galegae bv. orientalis str. HAMBI 540 genomic DNA:
ATCGAGATCGACATCCCGAACCGCACGATCAATCTCGCGGTTTCGGACGCCGTCCTCGCCGAGCGCCGCAAAGAGCAGGACGCTTTCGGTTGGAAGCCGTCGCAGCCCCGCAAGCGCAACGTCACCACGGCACTGAAGGCCTACGCCGCATTTGCTGCGAGTGCCGACAAGGGCGCTGTGCGGATCTTGCCGGAGTAAGGGTAGCGACAGCCGGCCGTCGTCAAGGCGACCGGCAGGTTCCCGGTTCATGACTGGCCTTGTCTCGGTAAGGAATTTCCTTACAATGGGGTTGAAGGAGGTGCGTCGATGATTACCAGCCGGCTTTCCAGTAAATCACAAACGACTATTCCTCAGCCCGTTCGCAACGCCCTCAAACTGCGGGAGGGCGATGAGCTCGTTTACACGTTCGAACCGGACGGCCGCGTGCTGATCTCCCGTGCTTCCCAGCCGGTCGACGATCCGTTTGCCACATTCGATGAGTGGGATAGCGATGCTGATCGGAAGGCCTATGCCGACCTTTGAGCAGGGCGATATCGTCCGGGTACCATTTCCATATACGGATCGGGATACGCGACAACGTCGGCCGGCGCTCGTTGTGTCGTCCGGCGACCTTGGTGAAGAGGCGGCGCTCCTATGGGTCGTCATGATTACCTCCGCCGAGAACCGCCCCTGGACCGACGACATCGCAATCTCGGATCATGGCAGTGCAGGACTTCCGGCACCCTCCGTTGTTCGTCCAGTCAAGATAGCCACAGTTGAGGCCCGCCATGTCGAGCCGATCGGCAAGCTGCCTGATGAGATCAGGCAATCGGTCATTCGTCGCATCGCAGGAATTCTATCCATAGCGCCGCGCGCTGATGTGTAGGCCTGCTCAAAGCGGCCGGTTCAAATTCTTGTAGGCCTCATCCAACTGCTTCAGCCTCTCGCCATAGGCCGCCCGGAGGCATTCGACATCCTCGCCGCATGCCTGCCGCCTCTTCAGCCAGGCGCTCTGTTCGTCCTGCAGTTTGCCGCGGTTTCCCATCGCCATCAGGCTGGTGAGGATGTCGAAGGTGGTGACCATTTTTACGTCGGCATCGTTGAGCGTGCGGGTGTCGCAGATCACCTTCTCGTCGGCCGCAAGGTCTGCCCGCTCGCAGTCGAAACTCGCAGCAGCGGCAGTTCGGGGCGAGCCTGAG
This region includes:
- a CDS encoding type II toxin-antitoxin system PrlF family antitoxin, with translation MITSRLSSKSQTTIPQPVRNALKLREGDELVYTFEPDGRVLISRASQPVDDPFATFDEWDSDADRKAYADL
- a CDS encoding type II toxin-antitoxin system PemK/MazF family toxin — its product is MPTFEQGDIVRVPFPYTDRDTRQRRPALVVSSGDLGEEAALLWVVMITSAENRPWTDDIAISDHGSAGLPAPSVVRPVKIATVEARHVEPIGKLPDEIRQSVIRRIAGILSIAPRADV
- a CDS encoding lysozyme inhibitor LprI family protein; the encoded protein is MRRFSIAIALTSLLGLTLSGSPRTAAAASFDCERADLAADEKVICDTRTLNDADVKMVTTFDILTSLMAMGNRGKLQDEQSAWLKRRQACGEDVECLRAAYGERLKQLDEAYKNLNRPL